In one window of Cellulophaga sp. HaHa_2_95 DNA:
- a CDS encoding alpha/beta fold hydrolase, producing MKLTLLVALFTLNLNLSLNAQEYPFQVEVSGKGEPILLFPGFACTGAVWNDVIKDLSKNYECHVFTFAGFGDVPAIESPWLAEIKDGVSKYIITKKLKEPTAIGHSLGGTLALWMASEKEYFSNIIIIDALASTGALMMPNFKSEFITYDNPYNAQLLKMDAEEFYAMAQQMAQGMTLNTEKREQIVDWMVQADRKTYINGYTDLLKLDLRETIATVKTPVTILAATQPYGEKTVKQTYQEQYKNLEDYTIKIAGKSAHFIMFDQPEWLSKEIKLAL from the coding sequence ATGAAATTAACATTACTAGTTGCCCTTTTTACCCTAAATTTAAACCTAAGCTTAAATGCTCAAGAATACCCATTTCAAGTGGAGGTTTCTGGAAAAGGAGAACCGATCTTACTATTTCCAGGATTTGCTTGTACAGGAGCCGTTTGGAACGATGTTATTAAAGACCTATCTAAAAATTACGAATGCCACGTATTCACCTTTGCAGGATTTGGTGATGTGCCCGCTATAGAATCTCCATGGTTAGCTGAAATTAAGGATGGAGTTTCTAAATATATTATAACCAAAAAATTAAAAGAACCCACCGCAATTGGGCATAGTCTTGGTGGTACCTTAGCACTATGGATGGCTTCAGAAAAAGAATATTTTTCTAATATCATTATAATTGATGCCTTAGCCTCTACAGGAGCTTTAATGATGCCCAACTTTAAAAGTGAATTTATCACTTATGACAATCCCTATAACGCTCAGTTACTAAAAATGGACGCTGAAGAATTTTATGCCATGGCACAACAGATGGCGCAAGGAATGACCTTGAATACGGAAAAAAGAGAGCAAATTGTAGATTGGATGGTACAAGCAGATAGAAAAACTTATATTAATGGCTATACCGATTTACTGAAACTAGACTTAAGGGAAACTATCGCCACTGTAAAAACTCCGGTTACCATTTTAGCAGCAACACAACCTTACGGCGAAAAAACCGTTAAGCAAACATATCAAGAGCAATACAAGAATTTAGAGGACTATACTATAAAAATCGCAGGTAAGTCTGCCCACTTCATTATGTTTGACCAGCCAGAATGGTTATCAAAAGAAATAAAATTGGCATTATAA
- a CDS encoding RNA polymerase sigma factor — MTHLEGHFKAIYKENHPKVYRMCLGYASGDQMLAGDFCQEVFIKVWEHLPSFRNDASISTWIYRITVNTCLVSLRQKRSIPVSKVMGTLEIQNPEHEFQEKEKKFQTLYQCIDQLSKDNKSIILLELEGIPQKEIASIMGISHEATRIRIHRIKNELTKCVQNDNI, encoded by the coding sequence ATGACGCATTTAGAAGGCCATTTTAAAGCTATTTACAAAGAAAACCACCCTAAGGTATACCGAATGTGTTTAGGATACGCCTCCGGCGATCAAATGCTTGCTGGTGATTTTTGCCAAGAGGTATTCATTAAAGTTTGGGAGCACCTACCCTCCTTCAGGAACGATGCTTCCATATCTACATGGATTTATAGAATAACCGTAAATACCTGCTTAGTAAGTTTGAGACAAAAAAGAAGTATCCCCGTATCCAAAGTAATGGGTACGCTAGAAATACAAAACCCAGAACACGAATTCCAAGAGAAGGAAAAAAAATTCCAAACATTATATCAATGTATAGACCAACTCAGCAAAGACAATAAAAGCATCATCTTATTAGAATTGGAAGGAATACCACAAAAGGAAATTGCTAGCATCATGGGAATAAGCCACGAAGCCACTAGAATCCGAATTCACCGAATAAAAAATGAATTAACTAAATGTGTACAAAATGACAACATTTGA
- a CDS encoding lipopolysaccharide biosynthesis protein has product MNPFKKLFKQTFIYGLATVLPRMLSFILVPIYTGVMPDPALYGEISVIFSWIAIFNVFLAYGMETSFFRFFYKAEDKNKVISTSLISILGSTTLFFVVAYILRNYLAAWSDIDVIYIKYAIYILALDALVIIPFSWLRATEKSMRYAIIKIVNVAINLGLNVFFLIYLPTIVEQNPSSALAWMYKPDFQISYIFISNLIASAFTLAVMLELYFKNNYIFDKELWRKMMKYAWPILIAGIAFTVNEVFDRILLEKLLPENIAASEVGKYSACYKLAVFMTLFATGFRLGIEPFFFSHSNSENPQKAYAQITNYFVILGSIILLGVIVFADVLKVLIVQNEAYWEAMPAVPLLILASFFLGIYHNLSVWYKVTDKTRYGAFISVIGAIITLLINFIAIPYWGYMASALATVMAYGTMMVLSYWIGKKHYPIPYNMRKILFYLGLSILLSIVSFYIFEQNLIIGIILLLIFLGLVYKLEHEKIRQIISSKK; this is encoded by the coding sequence TTGAATCCATTTAAAAAACTATTTAAACAGACCTTTATATATGGGCTGGCAACAGTGCTACCCAGAATGCTATCGTTTATTTTGGTACCGATATATACCGGAGTAATGCCAGACCCGGCATTATACGGTGAAATATCTGTTATTTTTTCTTGGATTGCTATTTTTAATGTGTTTTTAGCCTACGGAATGGAAACATCATTTTTCAGGTTTTTCTATAAGGCCGAAGATAAAAATAAAGTGATTTCCACGTCACTGATTTCAATTCTTGGGTCTACCACCCTATTTTTTGTAGTTGCCTATATACTGAGAAACTATTTAGCAGCTTGGAGTGATATTGATGTAATATATATCAAATATGCTATTTACATTTTAGCCTTAGATGCTTTAGTAATCATCCCATTTTCATGGCTACGCGCCACAGAAAAATCGATGCGGTATGCTATCATAAAAATTGTAAATGTTGCCATAAATTTAGGACTGAATGTTTTCTTTCTAATTTACCTTCCAACAATTGTAGAACAGAATCCGTCTAGTGCACTAGCATGGATGTATAAGCCAGACTTTCAAATTTCCTATATTTTCATATCAAACTTAATTGCTAGTGCTTTTACCCTAGCAGTTATGCTAGAGCTCTATTTTAAAAACAACTATATTTTTGATAAAGAGCTTTGGCGAAAAATGATGAAATACGCTTGGCCAATACTAATTGCCGGAATTGCATTTACCGTTAATGAAGTTTTTGATCGCATTTTATTAGAAAAATTACTACCAGAAAACATTGCCGCATCAGAAGTAGGTAAGTATTCTGCATGTTACAAACTAGCTGTTTTCATGACACTATTTGCCACAGGTTTTAGATTGGGTATAGAACCTTTCTTCTTTAGCCATTCAAATTCTGAAAACCCACAAAAAGCATATGCACAAATCACCAACTATTTTGTAATATTAGGAAGTATAATCTTACTTGGCGTAATCGTATTTGCAGACGTATTAAAGGTACTTATTGTACAAAATGAGGCCTATTGGGAAGCAATGCCTGCTGTGCCACTATTAATTCTAGCCAGTTTCTTTTTAGGCATTTATCACAATTTATCGGTTTGGTATAAGGTAACGGACAAAACCCGCTATGGGGCTTTTATATCCGTAATAGGCGCTATCATTACCCTACTCATAAATTTTATAGCTATTCCTTATTGGGGCTATATGGCATCGGCACTGGCAACTGTAATGGCCTATGGCACCATGATGGTCTTGTCTTATTGGATTGGAAAAAAACATTATCCAATTCCATATAATATGCGAAAAATTCTATTTTATCTTGGACTATCTATCCTTCTGTCTATTGTATCATTTTATATCTTTGAGCAAAATTTAATTATTGGAATAATTTTACTCCTAATTTTTCTTGGTTTGGTATATAAATTGGAGCATGAAAAGATTAGACAAATAATTTCAAGCAAAAA